In the genome of Hymenobacter taeanensis, one region contains:
- the lepB gene encoding signal peptidase I, protein MNLFRFRRRATATPSSPKSPAREWRDAVVFAVMAATFIRWSAVEAYTIPTPSMENSLMVGDYLFVSRLHYGPITPQTPLQVPLTHQKLWGTELQSYSDAIQLPTYRFPGFSSVHRNDVVVFHVPHEQQRPADMRTHLIKRCVAVAGDTLEIRRGQVFLNGQPGAVAGQLQTTYFMQVDHPDDAVRQALHEQGVADYNEPDGIPQASTDPATGKSGFFISCTPAVAEYFRRQPYVKALTVPEYRTQLFPNVGDFHNPTAALSSQPHNWQLDGYGPLPVPRKGQTITLTPANAAAYYAILAQYEGNEGITWQQGQIYQNGRPLTRYTLKQNYYFMMGDNRHNSEDSRFWGFVPEDYIVGKAVFVWLSIDPYADLLHKIRWNRLLKPVS, encoded by the coding sequence ATGAACCTCTTTCGCTTCCGGCGCCGCGCTACGGCCACGCCTTCCTCGCCCAAAAGCCCAGCCCGCGAGTGGCGCGACGCCGTAGTTTTCGCCGTAATGGCGGCCACGTTTATCCGGTGGTCGGCGGTAGAGGCCTACACCATCCCTACGCCCAGTATGGAGAACTCCCTGATGGTGGGCGACTATTTGTTTGTGAGCCGCCTGCATTACGGCCCCATCACCCCCCAAACGCCCCTGCAGGTGCCGCTTACGCACCAGAAGCTTTGGGGCACTGAGCTGCAGAGCTACTCCGATGCTATTCAGCTGCCCACGTATCGGTTTCCGGGTTTTAGCTCCGTGCATCGCAACGATGTAGTAGTGTTTCATGTGCCCCACGAGCAGCAGCGCCCCGCCGATATGCGCACTCACCTGATTAAGCGCTGCGTGGCCGTAGCCGGTGACACCCTGGAAATCCGTCGGGGGCAGGTGTTTCTGAATGGCCAGCCGGGCGCGGTAGCCGGCCAGCTCCAGACCACCTACTTCATGCAGGTAGACCACCCCGATGATGCCGTGCGGCAGGCCCTGCATGAGCAAGGCGTGGCTGACTACAACGAGCCCGACGGCATTCCCCAGGCCAGCACTGACCCGGCCACGGGTAAGTCCGGCTTCTTCATCAGCTGTACGCCTGCCGTGGCGGAGTACTTCCGCCGCCAGCCCTACGTGAAGGCGCTAACCGTCCCTGAGTACCGCACCCAGCTGTTCCCCAACGTGGGTGATTTCCACAACCCAACCGCCGCGCTGAGCAGCCAGCCCCACAACTGGCAGCTAGATGGTTACGGCCCCCTGCCTGTGCCCCGCAAAGGCCAGACGATAACCCTCACGCCGGCCAATGCCGCCGCCTATTACGCTATTTTAGCCCAGTATGAAGGCAATGAGGGCATTACCTGGCAGCAGGGCCAGATCTACCAAAACGGCCGGCCACTCACGCGCTACACCCTCAAGCAGAACTACTACTTTATGATGGGCGACAACCGCCACAACTCCGAGGACTCCCGCTTCTGGGGCTTCGTGCCCGAAGATTATATTGTGGGTAAGGCAGTGTTTGTGTGGCTCTCCATTGACCCCTACGCCGACCTGCTCCACAAAATTCGGTGGAACCGGCTGCTGAAACCCGTCAGCTAG
- a CDS encoding cold-shock protein, translating to MGKSQATFGKKENEKKRLKKRQDKEEKKEERQANAKKGQALEEMLAYVDENGNISSTPPDPKKKKEIKTEDIRIGAMKQEDMEQEDPVRKGSVTFFNDSKGYGFIKDSETQQSIFVHANALGGITIKENDKVTFEVEMGPKGPSAFGVKLQA from the coding sequence ATGGGTAAATCGCAAGCCACTTTCGGCAAGAAGGAAAACGAAAAGAAGCGCCTGAAAAAGCGTCAGGATAAGGAAGAGAAGAAAGAAGAGCGCCAGGCCAACGCCAAGAAAGGCCAAGCGCTGGAAGAAATGCTGGCCTACGTAGACGAGAACGGCAATATTTCTTCTACTCCTCCCGATCCGAAGAAGAAAAAGGAAATCAAGACCGAGGACATCCGCATCGGCGCGATGAAGCAGGAAGACATGGAGCAGGAAGATCCGGTGCGCAAAGGCAGCGTTACGTTCTTTAACGACTCTAAAGGCTACGGCTTCATCAAGGACTCTGAGACGCAGCAGAGCATTTTTGTGCACGCCAACGCCCTGGGCGGCATCACCATCAAGGAGAACGACAAAGTGACCTTTGAGGTAGAAATGGGCCCTAAAGGTCCGAGTGCTTTCGGCGTGAAGCTCCAAGCATAA
- the lpdA gene encoding dihydrolipoyl dehydrogenase produces the protein MNQYDVTVIGSGPGGYVAAIRCAQLGLKTALIEKYSTLGGTCLNVGCIPSKALLDSTEHFHNAGHTFKEHGIELSDLQINMNQLIDRKNGVVKANTDGIQFLMKKNKIDVIQGVGSFVDKNHISITPTAGGEAQQIETKNVIIATGSKPTVLPFIKQDKQRIITSTEALNIREVPKHMIVIGGGVIGLEMASVYARLGAKVSVVEFMDSLIPTMDRALGKELKRILGKIGIEFFLSHKVTGATREGDAVTVTATNPKGEEVKFEGDYCLVAVGRVPYTAGLNLEAAGVEMEERGRIKVDEHLQTNVPGIYAIGDVIRGAMLAHKAEEEGVFVAETIVGQKPHINYLLIPGVVYTWPEVAGVGYTEEQLKEQGKAYKTGNFPFRASGRARASMDLDGFVKVLADKETDEILGVHMIGPRIADLIAEAVTAMEFRASAEDVARMSHAHPTYAEAMKEACLAATENRAIHM, from the coding sequence ATGAACCAATACGACGTTACCGTTATCGGCTCCGGCCCAGGCGGTTATGTGGCGGCCATCCGCTGCGCCCAGCTAGGCCTCAAAACTGCCCTGATTGAGAAGTACAGCACCTTGGGCGGCACTTGCCTCAACGTGGGCTGCATCCCCAGCAAAGCCCTCCTCGACTCGACGGAGCACTTCCACAATGCCGGCCACACCTTCAAGGAGCATGGCATTGAGCTGAGCGACCTGCAGATCAACATGAACCAGCTCATCGACCGGAAAAACGGGGTGGTGAAGGCCAATACCGACGGCATCCAGTTCCTGATGAAGAAGAACAAGATCGACGTCATTCAGGGCGTGGGTTCGTTCGTGGATAAGAATCACATCAGCATCACGCCCACCGCGGGCGGCGAAGCGCAGCAGATCGAGACGAAAAACGTCATCATTGCTACTGGCTCTAAGCCCACCGTGCTGCCTTTCATCAAGCAGGACAAGCAGCGCATCATCACCAGCACCGAGGCCCTGAACATCCGGGAGGTGCCTAAGCACATGATCGTGATTGGTGGTGGCGTAATCGGGCTGGAAATGGCTTCGGTGTACGCTCGCCTCGGCGCGAAAGTATCGGTGGTGGAGTTCATGGACTCCCTCATCCCGACCATGGACCGTGCCCTTGGCAAAGAGCTGAAGCGCATCCTGGGCAAAATCGGCATCGAGTTCTTCCTGAGCCACAAAGTAACCGGCGCTACCCGCGAGGGCGACGCCGTGACCGTAACCGCTACCAACCCGAAAGGCGAGGAAGTGAAGTTTGAAGGCGACTACTGCCTGGTAGCCGTGGGCCGCGTGCCTTACACCGCAGGCCTGAACCTAGAAGCTGCCGGCGTAGAAATGGAAGAGCGCGGCCGCATTAAGGTTGATGAGCACCTGCAAACCAACGTACCCGGCATCTACGCCATCGGCGACGTAATTCGGGGAGCTATGCTGGCCCACAAGGCCGAGGAAGAAGGCGTGTTCGTGGCCGAAACCATTGTAGGCCAGAAGCCGCACATCAACTACCTGCTCATCCCCGGCGTGGTGTACACCTGGCCGGAAGTGGCCGGGGTGGGCTACACCGAAGAGCAACTGAAGGAGCAGGGCAAGGCCTACAAAACCGGCAACTTCCCCTTCCGCGCCTCGGGCCGCGCCCGCGCCTCCATGGACCTCGACGGCTTCGTGAAAGTGCTGGCCGACAAGGAAACCGACGAAATCCTGGGGGTACACATGATTGGCCCTCGCATCGCCGACCTCATTGCCGAAGCCGTAACGGCCATGGAGTTCCGCGCCTCCGCTGAGGACGTAGCCCGCATGAGCCACGCCCACCCCACCTACGCCGAAGCCATGAAGGAAGCCTGCCTAGCCGCCACCGAGAACCGCGCTATTCACATGTAA
- a CDS encoding pseudouridine synthase produces MSHQHFLLFKPYGYLSQFVSENAREARKKKFLGELHNFPEGTMAIGRLDEESEGLLLLTTDGRVSERVRRKDVEKEYYAQVDGLLTDEAVTLLQQGIEIAHRSVLYQTLPARVRRLEQVPELPPRGRKIRDDRHGPTSWVSIIVTEGKFRQIRKMTAAAGFPTLRLVRVRVGGTWLGSLAPGEVREVTEFELGVDG; encoded by the coding sequence ATGTCGCACCAGCATTTCCTGCTTTTTAAGCCCTACGGCTACCTCAGTCAGTTCGTCAGCGAAAATGCGCGGGAAGCTCGAAAAAAGAAGTTTTTGGGCGAGCTGCACAATTTCCCGGAAGGCACCATGGCCATTGGCCGGCTTGATGAGGAGAGCGAAGGCCTCCTGCTACTCACTACCGATGGCCGCGTGAGCGAGCGGGTGCGCCGCAAGGATGTGGAAAAGGAATACTACGCGCAGGTAGACGGCCTCTTGACCGATGAGGCCGTGACCCTGCTTCAGCAAGGCATTGAAATTGCCCATCGTAGCGTGCTATATCAAACCTTGCCCGCGCGGGTGCGTCGCCTTGAGCAGGTACCCGAGCTGCCCCCCAGGGGCCGCAAAATCCGCGACGACCGCCATGGCCCAACCAGTTGGGTTTCCATAATTGTAACGGAAGGCAAGTTCCGGCAGATCCGCAAGATGACGGCCGCGGCCGGGTTCCCCACGCTTCGCCTGGTGCGCGTGCGGGTAGGCGGCACCTGGCTGGGCAGCCTGGCGCCCGGTGAGGTACGAGAAGTAACGGAGTTTGAGCTGGGAGTTGATGGTTAG
- a CDS encoding DUF805 domain-containing protein, with protein sequence MQYYLHALRNYAVFQGRARRKEYWMFTLFHIIFAIVAMVADVVLGTAMDGIGYGPVYMLYALAMFIPGLAVSVRRLHDVNKSGWFMFIVLIPLVGAIWLLVLDCTEGTRGDNQYGADPKQEPVLAY encoded by the coding sequence ATGCAGTACTATTTACACGCTTTAAGAAACTACGCCGTATTCCAGGGCCGCGCCCGGCGCAAGGAGTACTGGATGTTCACTCTATTCCATATCATTTTCGCTATAGTAGCTATGGTGGCTGATGTAGTGCTGGGCACCGCTATGGATGGCATCGGCTACGGCCCTGTTTACATGCTCTATGCCTTGGCCATGTTCATTCCCGGTTTAGCAGTATCTGTAAGAAGACTGCATGATGTGAATAAGAGCGGCTGGTTTATGTTCATTGTGCTCATTCCGCTGGTGGGAGCCATTTGGCTGCTAGTGCTTGACTGCACAGAAGGCACTCGCGGCGACAACCAGTACGGCGCAGACCCAAAGCAAGAGCCTGTACTGGCTTATTAA
- the yedA gene encoding drug/metabolite exporter YedA produces MSAPISPSRASILLAFAALYIIWGSTYLGIRFAIDSIPPLLMAGTRYASAGALLYGYMRWKGEPAPTRQGWFTALIIGTCLLAFGNGGVTLGEQYLPSGLTALLVATVPMFLALLGWWSGLASRPAPLVAVGLALGLGGVYLLARTPGASHVALPGHETLGMALVLIAALVWAIGSLYSKKNQPAPSPFVSGGMQMLCGGLVMLVAGLIKGETTGFELAQVTTKSWLAYAYLVTFGSIVAFTAYIWLLRVVEPAIAGTYAFVNPVVAVLLGWAFAGEQLNAGMLGGAALIVVAVALVVLGGRQKKVGP; encoded by the coding sequence ATGTCTGCTCCCATCTCCCCTTCGCGCGCATCTATTCTGCTGGCCTTTGCGGCCCTCTACATTATCTGGGGTTCTACCTACCTGGGTATCCGGTTCGCCATTGATTCTATACCGCCCTTGCTGATGGCGGGCACGCGCTACGCATCGGCGGGGGCTCTGCTATATGGCTACATGCGCTGGAAGGGTGAGCCCGCCCCCACACGGCAAGGCTGGTTCACGGCTCTTATCATTGGCACCTGCCTGCTGGCCTTCGGCAACGGCGGTGTAACGCTGGGCGAGCAGTACCTCCCCTCGGGCCTGACGGCACTGCTGGTGGCTACGGTGCCCATGTTTCTGGCGCTATTGGGCTGGTGGAGTGGCCTGGCCAGCCGCCCGGCTCCGCTGGTAGCGGTGGGTCTGGCCCTGGGCCTGGGCGGCGTGTACCTGCTGGCCCGCACGCCCGGCGCCAGCCACGTAGCCCTACCGGGCCACGAAACGCTGGGAATGGCGCTGGTGCTGATTGCGGCGCTGGTGTGGGCCATTGGCTCCCTGTATTCCAAGAAAAACCAGCCGGCCCCCTCACCCTTTGTCTCGGGTGGCATGCAGATGCTGTGTGGCGGGTTGGTAATGCTGGTGGCAGGCCTCATCAAAGGTGAGACCACCGGCTTTGAGCTGGCGCAGGTCACTACCAAGTCGTGGCTGGCTTACGCCTATCTGGTTACGTTTGGGTCGATTGTGGCTTTCACCGCCTACATCTGGCTGCTGCGCGTAGTAGAGCCAGCTATTGCGGGTACGTATGCCTTTGTAAATCCCGTGGTGGCCGTACTGCTGGGCTGGGCATTTGCCGGTGAGCAGCTAAATGCGGGCATGCTCGGTGGGGCCGCGCTCATTGTGGTGGCCGTGGCACTGGTGGTACTTGGCGGGCGGCAGAAAAAGGTGGGGCCGTAA
- a CDS encoding M1 family metallopeptidase: MRFLLLLFLVSLLGLSRPTLGQLLQPKAAFSRPDSLRGALTPLRTCYNINYYHLDVKLDVAKKALSGSNEFQFTATQDFTRLQFDLFANLKVEKVAYEGQEMPFTREANAVFVTFPQPIRKGQRAAFTVFYSGQPTVAENAPWDGGLIFAQDAKGKPWVATACQGVGASIWWPTKDHQADEVDSMLISISVPKGLKDVSNGRLRKTTPLKGGYTRYDWFVSNPINNYDVAMNVGDYQHFSGGTYAGEKGPLTLDYWVLPENLTKAKKQFADNVVPMLKSMEYWFGPYPFYQDGYKLVDAPHLGMEHQSAVAYGNKYLNGYLGKDRSGTGWGLKWDFIIIHESGHEWFGNNITSKDIADMWIHEAFTTYSEALFVESQFGKDAAQAYIHGQRRNIRNDEPIIGPYGVNKEGSSDMYDKGSNMLNTIRTSLNDDEKWRQILRGLGSTFYHQTVTTEQVVAYINQQSGHNLTAVFNQYLRHTALPTLELRFEQGRTLARWIADEPAFDLPVRVRVKGGSYQFIKSTTTFQAIEVPGLAKENVEVDTLNYYIGVLVE, encoded by the coding sequence GTGCGTTTCCTTCTCCTGCTTTTCCTGGTTAGCCTCTTAGGCCTATCCCGCCCCACCTTGGGGCAGCTGCTACAGCCTAAAGCCGCCTTCTCGCGCCCCGACTCGTTGCGCGGAGCCCTCACGCCGCTGCGCACCTGCTACAACATCAACTACTATCACCTCGATGTGAAGCTGGATGTGGCCAAAAAGGCTCTCAGCGGCTCCAACGAATTTCAGTTCACGGCCACTCAGGATTTCACACGCCTGCAGTTTGATCTGTTCGCTAACTTGAAAGTGGAGAAGGTGGCCTACGAGGGCCAGGAGATGCCGTTTACCCGTGAGGCCAATGCCGTGTTCGTGACCTTTCCCCAGCCCATCCGGAAGGGGCAGCGCGCCGCTTTCACGGTGTTCTACTCCGGCCAGCCTACCGTAGCCGAGAATGCGCCCTGGGACGGGGGGCTCATCTTCGCCCAGGATGCCAAGGGTAAGCCGTGGGTGGCTACCGCCTGCCAGGGCGTGGGGGCCAGCATCTGGTGGCCCACCAAAGACCACCAGGCCGATGAAGTGGACAGTATGCTCATCAGCATCTCGGTACCCAAGGGGTTAAAGGATGTTTCCAATGGGCGCCTGCGCAAAACTACGCCCCTGAAGGGCGGCTACACCCGCTACGACTGGTTCGTGAGCAACCCCATCAACAACTACGATGTGGCCATGAACGTGGGCGACTACCAGCACTTTTCCGGTGGCACCTACGCCGGCGAGAAAGGCCCCCTTACCCTCGACTATTGGGTGCTGCCCGAAAACCTCACCAAGGCTAAAAAGCAGTTCGCCGATAACGTGGTCCCCATGCTTAAGTCGATGGAGTACTGGTTTGGGCCCTACCCGTTTTACCAGGATGGCTATAAGCTGGTAGATGCGCCCCACCTGGGCATGGAACACCAAAGCGCGGTGGCCTACGGCAACAAATACCTCAACGGCTACCTCGGCAAAGACCGCTCCGGCACGGGCTGGGGCCTGAAGTGGGACTTTATTATCATCCACGAAAGCGGCCACGAGTGGTTCGGCAACAATATCACCAGCAAGGACATTGCCGACATGTGGATTCACGAGGCCTTCACCACCTACTCCGAAGCGCTGTTTGTGGAAAGCCAGTTTGGCAAGGACGCCGCCCAGGCCTACATTCATGGGCAGCGCCGCAATATCCGCAACGACGAGCCCATCATTGGGCCCTACGGCGTGAACAAGGAAGGCTCCAGTGATATGTATGACAAGGGCAGCAACATGCTCAATACCATCCGCACCAGCCTCAACGATGATGAGAAGTGGCGGCAGATTCTGCGCGGCCTGGGCAGCACGTTCTACCACCAAACCGTAACAACAGAGCAGGTAGTGGCCTACATTAACCAGCAGAGTGGCCACAACCTTACCGCCGTGTTTAACCAGTACCTGCGCCACACTGCCCTGCCCACCCTGGAGCTGCGCTTCGAGCAAGGCCGCACCCTGGCCCGCTGGATTGCCGATGAGCCCGCCTTCGATTTGCCGGTGCGAGTGCGGGTTAAAGGAGGCAGCTATCAGTTTATCAAGTCCACTACCACCTTTCAGGCCATTGAAGTGCCTGGCCTGGCCAAAGAAAACGTGGAGGTAGACACCCTGAACTACTACATCGGGGTGCTGGTGGAGTAG
- a CDS encoding glycoside hydrolase family 53 protein, producing the protein MTEMEAAGRKFYNNGGVAQDLFTVLQGKGITAIRLRVWVNPADGWCNTQDLVAKAKRAQAAGLQTLIDFHYSDSWADPGKQTKPAAWTGQSATGLAQAVYDHTLATLSALKAGGVTPTWVQIGNEISDGMLWPEGRPSLSINNFQALALMINRGGGAAKQVFPNVKVILHVANGQKLNDARWLLDGVKAQGATWDVCGFSVYPTAANWATINQQVLATMQDAATRYGKEVMICEAGMSVADAMPCRDFLRDLISKTKSVPGGLGVFYWEPQAYANWQGYTMGAFNTSGQPTVAMDAFRQ; encoded by the coding sequence ATGACTGAAATGGAAGCGGCGGGGCGCAAGTTTTACAACAACGGCGGTGTGGCGCAAGATCTGTTTACCGTGCTCCAGGGCAAAGGCATCACGGCCATTCGGCTGAGGGTGTGGGTAAATCCTGCTGACGGCTGGTGTAACACGCAGGATCTGGTGGCTAAAGCCAAGCGGGCGCAGGCCGCCGGGCTGCAGACGTTAATTGATTTCCATTACAGTGACTCCTGGGCCGACCCAGGCAAGCAAACCAAACCCGCTGCCTGGACCGGGCAAAGTGCCACTGGCTTGGCGCAAGCCGTATACGACCACACGCTGGCAACGCTCTCAGCACTGAAGGCCGGCGGCGTAACGCCAACCTGGGTGCAAATAGGTAACGAAATAAGTGATGGCATGCTCTGGCCAGAAGGTCGGCCCTCTCTCTCCATCAACAACTTCCAGGCTCTGGCTCTGATGATTAACCGCGGTGGTGGCGCTGCCAAGCAGGTATTTCCGAATGTGAAAGTAATTCTGCACGTAGCCAATGGACAAAAGCTGAACGACGCCCGCTGGTTGCTGGATGGTGTAAAAGCCCAGGGGGCCACTTGGGATGTGTGCGGCTTCTCAGTGTACCCCACTGCTGCTAACTGGGCTACTATCAACCAGCAGGTACTGGCTACCATGCAAGATGCTGCCACGCGGTATGGTAAGGAAGTAATGATATGCGAGGCAGGTATGAGCGTGGCCGATGCCATGCCCTGCCGCGACTTCCTCCGCGACCTGATAAGCAAAACCAAATCAGTGCCGGGTGGCCTGGGCGTATTCTATTGGGAGCCACAGGCGTATGCTAATTGGCAGGGGTACACTATGGGCGCATTTAATACCAGCGGCCAACCCACCGTAGCTATGGATGCCTTTCGGCAGTAA
- a CDS encoding putative sensor domain DACNV-containing protein has product MLSEPTYLAARVVAPMIETHFARHRAAARPREVAHLAPPPDVQWVETIIDVAFWASLRREEGYSPKISLALLPPNEATQPVVFAHKRRLMPYNLLKLAPAVEQPGIHLGVWYDADGLYVWGTAIGIPPLCFVLEVLEPGLLVVKHRRADGFGKFVNVAILRGDQLQLVDADNAAVSDCPALQAFLPEQTLATEMGETDNVLVELASAMRAHGRGGLVLIVPPGSQAWQASIVQPMTYPVTPAYMGIAEMQREDQTERKWQDGLLRNIGIVGGFTAVDGATVITRDYHLLAFGVKVARAENSTPVDKMVLTEPVVGSVVQHLHPAQNGGTRHLAAAQFVHDQRDSLALVASQDGYFTLFAWSVTLEMVHAHRIDVLLL; this is encoded by the coding sequence ATGCTCTCTGAACCCACCTATCTGGCGGCCCGCGTAGTGGCCCCCATGATTGAAACTCATTTTGCCCGACACCGCGCCGCGGCCCGTCCGCGTGAAGTTGCCCACCTGGCTCCACCTCCGGATGTGCAGTGGGTAGAAACCATTATTGATGTGGCATTCTGGGCCAGCCTGCGCCGCGAGGAGGGGTACTCACCCAAGATTTCTCTGGCCCTGCTGCCGCCCAATGAGGCCACGCAGCCGGTAGTATTTGCCCATAAGCGCCGCCTAATGCCTTACAACCTGCTCAAGCTGGCCCCAGCTGTGGAGCAGCCTGGTATACACCTAGGGGTGTGGTACGATGCCGACGGCCTCTACGTGTGGGGTACGGCCATTGGAATTCCGCCGCTGTGCTTTGTGCTGGAGGTACTAGAGCCAGGCCTGCTGGTAGTAAAACACCGCCGCGCCGATGGCTTCGGCAAATTTGTGAACGTGGCCATCCTGCGCGGCGACCAGCTCCAGCTGGTTGATGCTGATAACGCTGCCGTGTCTGACTGTCCCGCCCTGCAGGCATTTTTGCCGGAGCAAACGCTGGCCACCGAGATGGGCGAAACCGATAATGTGCTGGTAGAGCTGGCGTCGGCTATGCGGGCCCACGGCCGCGGCGGGCTGGTGCTGATTGTGCCACCTGGCTCGCAGGCGTGGCAGGCCTCTATTGTGCAGCCTATGACCTACCCCGTAACGCCGGCCTACATGGGCATTGCCGAGATGCAGCGTGAAGACCAGACCGAGCGCAAGTGGCAGGATGGCCTCTTGCGCAATATTGGTATCGTGGGCGGCTTCACGGCCGTAGATGGTGCCACCGTAATTACCCGCGACTACCACCTGCTGGCCTTCGGGGTGAAGGTAGCCCGCGCCGAAAACAGCACGCCCGTTGATAAAATGGTGCTCACGGAGCCCGTAGTAGGCAGCGTGGTGCAGCACCTGCACCCGGCCCAAAACGGCGGCACCCGCCACTTGGCCGCCGCCCAGTTCGTGCATGATCAGCGCGATTCCCTAGCCCTGGTAGCTTCTCAGGATGGCTACTTCACCCTCTTTGCCTGGTCTGTAACCCTGGAAATGGTGCACGCCCACCGCATTGATGTGCTGTTGCTGTAG